A section of the Humulus lupulus chromosome 2, drHumLupu1.1, whole genome shotgun sequence genome encodes:
- the LOC133816359 gene encoding uncharacterized mitochondrial protein AtMg00300-like, which produces MCPNQESFFDYKEINGGKVLMGNNVSCRVYGIGKVAVKQFNGEVKVLTNVRHILELRRNLISLGSLKDDGYSYKSTNDILKITSGSLVVMKGKKVNGLYVLEGETVVIAEASVVKTQESGMLLWHQRMRHISEQGLRELHKQGSIDRLKTCALPFCEACVFGKLHKIKFTAAKHNTKGVSEYIHSDLWGPSKIPTHSGGKSEPSFRSKREKKVQDPRASAIQLIQNTS; this is translated from the exons ATGTGTCCCAATCAAGAATCATTTTttgattataaagaaattaatggtGGTAAAGTACTAATGGGTAATAATGTTTCTTGCAGGGTCTATGGCATTGGCAAGGTAGCTGTTAAACAATTTAATGGTGAGGTCAAGGTATTGACAAATGTGAGGCATATACTAGAATTGAGGAGAAACTTGATTTCTCTTGGATCTTTGAAAGATGATGGATACAGCTACAAGTCTACAAATGACATCTTGAAAATCACTAGTGGCTCTCTAGTAGTGATGAAAGGGAAGAAAGTTAATGGATTGTATGTACTAGAAGGAGAAACTGTAGTAATTGCTGAAGCATCTGTTGTTAAGACTCAGGAAAGTGGAATGCTTCTGTGGCACCAACGGATGAGACATATCAGTGAGCAGGGGCTGAGAGAGCTTCACAAACAAGGAAGCATAGACAGGTTGAAGACCTGTGCATTACCTTTTTGTGAAGCATGTGTATTTGGAAAGCTGCATAAAATTAAATTCACTGCAGCAAAGCACAATACCAAAGGAGTCTCGGAGTACATTCACTCGGATTTATGGGGGCCTAGCAAAATACCAACACACTCAG GTGGAAAATCAGAGCCAAGTTTCAGATCAAAACGGGAGAAGAAAGTTCAAGATCCTAGAGCTTCCGCAATACAACTGATACAGAACACAAGCTAG